In Hemitrygon akajei unplaced genomic scaffold, sHemAka1.3 Scf000118, whole genome shotgun sequence, a single genomic region encodes these proteins:
- the LOC140723534 gene encoding uncharacterized protein, with protein MVHQQVHTKEWLFTCLDCGKGFTMSSKLKLHQRVHTGERPFTCSYCGKGFTCSYQLKVHQRIHTGERPFTCSDCGKGFTRSSELKVHQRVHTGERPFTCSDCGKGFTCSSKLKVHQRAHTGERLFTCSDCGKGFTQSAHLQAHRSVHTGERPFTCSYCGEGFTLSSQLLRHQSVHTGEWPFTCSVCGKGFTQSSTLMAHQRVHTGERPFTCSDCGKGFTLSSKLKVHQRIHTGERPFICSVCGKGFTCSPDLKVHQRVHTGERPFRCSDCGKGFTRSSHLMVHQRAHTGERPFTCSDCGKGFTQSSHLLAHQRVHTGERPFTCSDCGKRFTQSSQVKVHQRVHTGERPFTCLDCGKGFTRSSKLKVHQRIHTGERPFTCSDCGKRFTQSSQVKVHQRVHTGERPFTCLDCGKGFTLSSKLKVHQRVHTGERPFTCSDCGKGFTQSYHLQAHWSVHTGERPFTDSSLNYTSA; from the coding sequence atGGTTCACCAGCAAGTCCACACTAAGGAGTGGCTGTTCacttgtttggactgtgggaagggattcactatgtcatctaaactgaagctacatcagagagttcacactggcgagagaccgtttacctgctcatactgtggaaaaggattcacttgctcataccaactgaaagtacatcaaagaattcacactggagagaggccgttcacttgctcagactgtgggaagggattcactcgttcatctgaactgaaggtacatcagcgagttcacactggggagaggccgttcacctgctcagactgtgggaagggattcacttgctcatctaaactgaaggtacatcagcgagctcacactggagagaggctgttcacctgctcagattgtgggaagggattcactcagtcagcccacctacaagcacacaggtcagttcacactggagagaggccgtttacctgctcatactgtggggagggattcactttgtcatcgcagctactgagacatcagtcagttcacactggggagtggccattcacctgctcagtgtgtgggaagggattcactcagtcatccaccctaatggctcaccagcgagttcacactggggagcggccgttcacctgctcagactgtgggaagggattcactctgtcatctaaactgaaggtacatcagagaatacacactggagagaggccattcatctgttccgtctgtgggaagggattcacttgttcacctgacctgaaggtacatcagagagttcacactggggaacggccgttcagatgctcagactgtgggaagggattcactcggtcatctcacctaaTGGTTCATCAGCGAGCTCAcacaggggagcggccattcacatgctcagactgtgggaaaggattcactcagtcatcccacctattggcacaccagcgagttcacacaggggagcggccattcacctgctcagactgtgggaaaagatttactcagtcatctcaagtgaaggtacatcagagagttcacactggggaacgaccgttcacctgcttagattgtggtaagggattcactcggtcatctaaactgaaggtacatcagcgaattcacactggagagaggccattcacctgctcagactgtgggaaaagatttactcagtcatctcaagtgaaggtacatcagagagttcacactggggaacgaccgttcacctgcttagattgtgggaagggattcactttgtcatctaaactgaaggtacatcagcgagttcacaccggggagaggccattcacctgctcagactgtgggaagggattcactcagtcataccaCCTGCAAGCACactggtcagttcacactggggagaggccgttcacagaCTCAAGCCTGAATTATACCTCTGCGTAG